The Populus alba chromosome 4, ASM523922v2, whole genome shotgun sequence genome contains a region encoding:
- the LOC118039718 gene encoding uncharacterized protein, with the protein MANQKFDGKKFGKRPTAVDQAVPKKIYSTGANVSAASEDEHQNERDSSSEDLDDDEDDEDDTEVIWMMVIKGSPAAKGILTSDMAKRNRLQEEKMTKLQSPNFHVVYNLPKSMTEKQLKKLFIDAVTSRATKQKPVNQQIKFLKSIKKGKVVIIHVMGSCFC; encoded by the exons ATG gcCAACCAGAAGTTTGACGGGAAAAAGTTTGGCAAAAGACCCACAGCTGTTGACCAGGCTGTTCCAAAAAAGATCTATAGTACTGGTGCTAATGTGTCTGCTGCTTCAGAAGATG AACATCAGAATGAAAGAGACAGTAGCAGTGAGGAtttggatgatgatgaagacGACGAAGATGACACAGAGGTTATTTGGATGATGGTTATCAAGGGATCTCCAGCTGCTAAAGGCATTTTAACTAGCGATATGGCTAAGAGGAACAG GTTGCAGGAAGAGAAGATGACTAAGCTTCAATCTCCAAATTTTCATGTTGTATACAATTTACCAAAGTCAATGACCGAGAAACAACTGAAGAAGCTTTTCATTGATGCTGTTACCTCACGCGCTACAAAGCAAAAGCCTGTCAATCAACAG ataaaatttttaaagagtATAAAGAAGGGAAAGGTTGTGATCATTCATGTCATGGGGAGTTGCTTTTGTTGA
- the LOC118039721 gene encoding BEL1-like homeodomain protein 6, translated as MATYYTSSNNQRDGAAMVYLPGSYPEAPVLPGNMMMYMNSGSYSDNLAGNSHQQNNYIEFQSVENSDSTPQQQEILSNLGGSRLGEHGFGAWRDGRNEMLVLHSVSGASSVLHGAQSMQGQGLSLSLGTQIQSGIQMPSISYRNTNPGLTSFLSPNSSITGDGGGRNGSSRDDQSRNIEYLTPGFSGGNHDVNKGDLSPYGMNSIARTIPNSKYLKAAQQLLDEVVNVRKALKQPDKEKNQTTSEHGLNSAKDGDSGSKNGASNLQESTNSPSELSHAERQELQNKLTKLLSMLDEVDRRYKQYYHQMQIVVSSFDVISGCGAAKPYTALALQTISRHFRCLRDAITGQIHATRKSLGEQETSENSKGVGITRLRYVDQHLRQQRALHQLGMMQQHAWRPQRGLPESSVSILRAWLFEHFLHPYPKDSDKIMLARQTGLTRSQVSNWFINARVRLWKPMVEEMYKEELGDAEMDSNSSSENAAKATKGDMGTSEDRGEEFQQSASSTATERCSAGQLMDPKSDHVPDMEMAGSTTRSNFQNGTRGEAFTEYGLLKLREDQRPSMDDCGLFSDAMAHSEGGGDRFMAAAAAAYQMSEVGRFGNGSGVSLTLGLQHCEGGNLPMSGTTHHGFVSMRGDDDIYNAASSVGAGATDFECLNPGNRQHRFSSSHVFHDFVA; from the exons ATGGCTACCTATTATACTAGTTCAAATAATCAAAGAGATGGTGCTGCAATGGTATATCTGCCTGGTTCATATCCGGAGGCGCCAGTTCTTCCTGGCAATATGATGATGTACATGAATTCTGGATCGTACTCGGACAATTTGGCTGGAAATTCTCACCAGCAAAACAACTATATTGAGTTTCAGTCTGTGGAGAATTCTGATTCAACCCCACAGCAACAAGAAATCCTGTCAAATCTGGGTGGATCACGACTAGGGGAGCATGGTTTTGGTGCATGGAGGGATGGTAGAAATGAGATGCTAGTCTTGCATTCAGTGAGTGGTGCTTCCAGCGTTCTTCATGGGGCACAGAGCATGCAGGGCCAGGGTTTATCTCTCAGTCTTGGCACCCAAATCCAATCTGGAATTCAAATGCCCTCGATTTCCTACCGGAATACCAATCCAGGCCTTACTTCGTTCTTGAGTCCTAATTCTTCAATTACAGGTGACGGTGGTGGCAGGAATGGCTCTTCCAGGGATGACCAGTCAAGAAATATCGAATATTTGACACCTGGTTTTTCTGGAGGTAATCACGATGTGAATAAAGGTGATTTATCTCCGTATGGAATGAACAGCATTGCAAGAACAATTCCCAATTCCAAGTACCTGAAGGCAGCACAACAACTACTTGATGAAGTTGTCAATGTTCGAAAAGCGCTAAAGCAACCTGATAAAGAGAAAAACCAGACCACAAGTGAACATGGACTGAACAGTGCAAAGGATGGTGATAGTGGATCAAAGAATGGTGCTTCAAACCTTCAAGAATCCACCAACTCCCCAAGTGAGCTTTCACATGCTGAAAGACAAGAATTACAGAACAAGTTGACAAAGCTTTTATCCATGCTAGACGAG GTTGATAGGCGATACAAACAGTATTATCATCAGATGCAAATTGTGGTGTCCTCATTTGATGTGATATCAGGATGTGGAGCAGCTAAACCATACACAGCGCTTGCCCTCCAGACGATTTCCCGTCACTTTCGGTGCTTGCGTGATGCAATAACTGGCCAAATTCATGCAACCCGTAAAAGCCTCGGGGAACAAGAAACTTCAGAAAACAGTAAAGGAGTTGGAATTACACGACTCCGGTATGTGGACCAGCACCTTAGACAGCAGAGGGCTCTTCATCAACTTGGTATGATGCAACAGCATGCGTGGAGGCCACAAAGGGGTCTGCCTGAAAGCTCTGTTTCAATTCTTCGTGCTTGGCTGTTTGAGCATTTTCTCCACCC TTATCCAAAGGATTCTGATAAGATCATGCTGGCAAGGCAGACAGGCTTGACTAGAAGTCAG GTATCAAACTGGTTCATTAATGCACGAGTGCGTCTCTGGAAGCCCATGGTTGAAGAGATGTACAAAGAAGAGCTTGGTGATGCAGAGATGGACTCTAATTCTTCTTCTGAAAATGCAGCCAAAGCAACAAAAGGTGATATGGGAACCTCTGAAGACAGAGGGGAAGAATTCCAACAAAGTGCTAGTTCCACAGCCACTGAAAGATGCAGTGCAGGACAGTTGATGGATCCCAAATCTGACCATGTTCCTGATATGGAAATGGCAGGATCAACTACAAGAAGCAACTTCCAAAATGGCACACGTGGTGAGGCTTTTACTGAGTATGGCTTGCTAAAGCTGAGGGAGGACCAAAGGCCTAGTATGGATGACTGTGGTCTCTTCTCTGATGCTATGGCTCACTCTGAGGGGGGTGGCGATAGGTTTATGGCAGCTGCTGCCGCTGCATACCAAATGTCTGAGGTGGGAAGATTTGGAAATGGAAGTGGGGTGTCTCTTACATTGGGTTTGCAGCACTGCGAGGGTGGCAACCTTCCAATGTCAGGCACAActcatcatggttttgtttCGATGAGAGGGGATGATGATATCTACAACGCAGCATCTTCGGTGGGGGCTGGGGCCACAGATTTTGAGTGCTTAAATCCTGGGAACAGGCAGCACAGGTTCAGTTCCTCCCACGTATTTCATGATTTCGTAGCTTGA
- the LOC118039717 gene encoding beta-galactosidase 3 yields MAANSTTKWLFSLSVVLLTSLQLTQCKVTYDKKALIINGQRKVLFSGSIHYPRSTPEMWEGLIQKAKDGGLDVIDTYVFWNLHEPTPGNYNFDGRYDLVRFIKLVHEAGLYVHLRIGPYICAEWNFGGFPVWLKYVPGISFRTDNEPFKSAMQKFTQKIVQMMKHENLFESQGGPIILSQIENEYEPESKAFGSPGHAYMTWAAHMAVSMDTGVPWVMCKEFDAPDPVINTCNGFYCDYFSPNKPYKPTMWTEAWTGWFTDFGGPNHQRPAEDLAFAVARFIQKGGSLVNYYMYHGGTNFGRTSGGPFITTSYDYDAPIDEYGLIRQPKYGHLKELHKAIKLCEKALLAADSTVTSLGSYEQAHVFSSGSGGCAAFLSNYNTKKAARVKFNNIQYSLPPWSISILPDCKNVVFNTAQVGVQTSQVHMLPTGSELLSWETFNEDISSVDDDKMITVAGLLEQLNITRDTSDYLWYTTSVHISSSESFLRGGRLPVLTVQSAGHALHVFINGELSGSAHGTREQRRFTFTEDVKFHAGKNRISLLSVAVGLPNNGPRFETWNTGILGPVTLHGLDEGQRDLTWQKWSYKVGLKGEDMKLQSWKSISLVDWIQGSLVVGKQKPLTWYKAYFNSPKGDDPLALDMGSMGKGQVWINGHSIGRYWTLYAEGNCSGCSYSATFRPARCQLGCGRPTQKWYHVPRSWLKSTRNLLVLFEEIGGDASRISLVKRLVTRN; encoded by the exons ATGGCAGCCAACTCAACTACCAAGTGGTTGTTTTCTCTCTCTGTAGTTTTGTTAACAAGTCTCCAGTTGACACAGTGCAAAGTTACTTACGACAAGAAGGCACTTATTATCAATGGGCAGAGGAAGGTTCTCTTCTCTGGTTCTATTCACTATCCTAGAAGCACCCCTGAG ATGTGGGAAGGTCTTATACAGAAGGCTAAAGATGGTGGTTTGGATGTTATAGACACTTATGTCTTTTGGAACCTTCACGAGCCTACTCCTGGCAAT tataatTTTGACGGGAGATATGATTTGGTTCGGTTCATCAAGTTGGTCCATGAAGCTGGACTTTACGTGCATCTTCGGATTGGACCATATATATGTGCAGAATGGAACTTTGG AGGGTTTCCTGTCTGGTTGAAGTATGTTCCAGGGATAAGCTTTAGGACAGATAATGAGCCTTTCAAG TCGGCAATGCAAAAATTCACCCAAAAAATTGTTCAAATGATGAAACATGAAAATCTTTTTGAGTCTCAAGGTGGCCCAATAATCCTCTCTCAG ATTGAGAATGAGTATGAGCCTGAAAGCAAGGCATTTGGATCTCCTGGTCATGCATATATGACTTGGGCTGCACATATGGCCGTTTCGATGGATACCGGGGTTCCATGGGTTATGTGCAAGGAGTTTGATGCCCCAGATCCAGTG ATAAACACCTGCAATGGTTTTTACTGTGACTATTTCTCTCCAAATAAACCTTACAAACCCACAATGTGGACTGAGGCATGGACTGGCTG GTTCACAGACTTCGGTGGTCCAAACCACCAGCGCCCGGCTGAGGATTTAGCATTTGCAGTGGCTCGGTTCATTCAGAAGGGAGGCTCTTTGGTTAACTACTACATG TACCATGGAGGAACCAACTTTGGAAGAACTTCTGGAGGCCCTTTCATCACTACAAGCTATGACTATGATGCCCCGATCGATGAATATG GATTGATCAGGCAACCTAAGTATGGCCACTTAAAGGAGCTACATAAGGCTattaaattatgtgaaaaaGCTTTGCTCGCTGCTGATTCTACCGTCACATCCCTGGGAAGTTATGAGCAG GCACATGTATTCTCTTCTGGTTCTGGAGGCTGTGCAGCTTTTCTGTCAAACTACAACACGAAGAAAGCTGCGAGGGTAAAATTCAATAACATCCAGTACAGCCTGCCACCTTGGTCTATCAGCATCCTTCCAGATTGCaaaaatgttgttttcaacACTGCCCAA GTTGGAGTTCAAACATCCCAAGTGCATATGTTGCCTACAGGTTCTGAATTGCTCTCATGGGAAACCTTCAACGAAGACATATCATCAGTGGATGATGATAAAATGATCACAGTTGCTGGCCTCTTGGAACAATTAAATATAACCAGAGATACAAGTGACTACCTGTGGTACACAACGAG TGTTCATATAAGTTCATCGGAATCATTTCTGCGTGGAGGCCGACTTCCCGTTCTGACAGTGCAGTCAGCAGGCCATGCATTGCATGTTTTTATCAATGGAGAACTTTCAG GATCTGCACATGGGACTAGGGAGCAAAGGCGATTCACATTTACAGAAGATGTGAAATTCCATGCTGGGAAAAATAGAATTTCACTGCTCAGTGTGGCCGTTGGATTGCCG AATAATGGTCCCCGTTTTGAGACATGGAACACGGGAATCTTAGGGCCAGTTACTCTCCATGGCCTGGACGAAGGGCAAAGGGACCTGACCTGGCAAAAATGGTCGTACAAG GTTGGGCTTAAAGGAGAAGATATGAAACTACAATCTTGGAAATCCATTTCACTAGTTGATTGGATACAAGGGTCCTTGGTGGTAGGGAAACAAAAACCATTGACATGGTACAAG GCCTATTTTAATTCACCGAAAGGAGATGATCCCCTGGCTTTGGACATGGGCAGTATGGGGAAGGGTCAAGTGTGGATCAATGGGCATAGCATCGGAAGATATTGGACTCTTTACGCTGAAGGAAATTGCAGTGGATGCAGCTATTCGGCCACATTCCGCCCTGCACGGTGCCAACTGGGCTGTGGCCGACCAACTCAAAAATG GTACCATGTTCCGAGGTCATGGTTGAAGTCGACTCGAAATTTGTTGGTATTATTTGAAGAAATTGGAGGCGATGCGTCAAGAATTTCTCTTGTAAAACGATTGGTGACCAGAAATTGA